One region of Bacterioplanoides sp. SCSIO 12839 genomic DNA includes:
- a CDS encoding glutamine--tRNA ligase/YqeY domain fusion protein: MTDTNATNADNGSVTNAADNGNNTPTNEAETNPVSNNFVAKIVQEDLNSGKIDKVITRFPPEPNGYLHVGHAKSICLNFGLAEQFQGECNLRFDDTNPEKESQEFIDAIKEDVSWLGFKWAGDIRYSSDYFDTLYDYAVEAIKAGNAYVCNLTPEEADEYKGDFNRPGKNSPYRERSVEENLAEFEKMRAGEYEDGKAVLRAKIDMQSPNMNMRDPIMYRVRHVEHHQTGDKWCIYPMYDFTHGQSDAIEHITHSVCTLEFEDHKPLYDWYINNLPVPAKPTQYEFGRLNLNYTVTSKRKLKRLVDEEVVAGWDDPRMTTISGMRRRGFTPASIRNFCDMIGVSRSDGMVDVAMLEHALRTDLNNNAPRGMAVIKPLKVVIENLPEDHLEMLSAEYHHELDLGTREMPFTRELYIDQDDFKEEYSKKFKKKFTPGKRIRLRHSYVLEATGYEKDEQDNVVLVRAKLIENTLGLDPEDGDKPKGVVHWVSATHSKEAELRVYSRLFTSATPEKEEGDFMDHVNKDSLQITTAFIEPALADVAPESNFQFEREGYYVADRYDHSPEKPVFNLTIGLREDKSLTQ, translated from the coding sequence ATGACTGATACCAACGCCACCAATGCTGATAACGGCAGTGTCACAAATGCTGCTGACAACGGCAATAACACTCCAACGAATGAAGCGGAAACAAATCCGGTAAGCAACAATTTTGTCGCCAAGATTGTTCAGGAAGATCTGAACAGCGGCAAAATCGACAAAGTGATTACCCGTTTCCCGCCTGAGCCTAACGGTTACCTGCACGTAGGCCACGCGAAGTCGATTTGCCTGAACTTTGGTCTGGCGGAGCAGTTTCAGGGTGAGTGTAACCTGCGTTTTGATGACACTAACCCAGAGAAAGAAAGCCAGGAATTTATCGACGCGATTAAAGAAGACGTCAGCTGGTTGGGCTTTAAGTGGGCTGGTGATATCCGTTATTCCTCAGATTACTTCGATACCTTGTACGACTATGCGGTCGAAGCGATCAAAGCCGGCAATGCTTACGTTTGTAACCTGACGCCAGAAGAAGCGGACGAATACAAAGGTGACTTTAACCGTCCGGGCAAAAACAGCCCGTACCGCGAGCGCAGCGTTGAAGAAAACCTGGCTGAATTCGAAAAAATGCGTGCTGGCGAATACGAAGACGGCAAAGCCGTTCTGCGTGCCAAGATCGATATGCAGTCGCCAAATATGAATATGCGTGATCCGATTATGTATCGCGTGCGTCATGTTGAGCATCATCAGACCGGTGACAAGTGGTGCATCTACCCGATGTACGATTTCACCCACGGTCAGTCGGATGCCATCGAACACATCACTCATTCGGTGTGTACGCTGGAATTTGAAGATCACAAACCGCTGTACGATTGGTACATCAACAATCTTCCAGTTCCGGCTAAGCCAACTCAGTACGAGTTTGGTCGTCTGAATCTGAACTACACGGTAACGTCCAAGCGTAAGCTGAAGCGCCTGGTGGATGAAGAAGTGGTTGCTGGCTGGGATGACCCTCGTATGACCACCATTTCTGGCATGCGTCGCCGTGGTTTTACACCGGCTTCAATCCGAAACTTCTGCGATATGATTGGTGTCAGCCGCTCTGACGGTATGGTTGATGTCGCCATGCTGGAGCACGCACTGCGTACTGATCTGAACAATAATGCCCCGCGAGGTATGGCGGTGATCAAGCCGTTAAAAGTTGTGATCGAAAATCTGCCGGAAGATCATCTGGAAATGCTGTCGGCGGAATACCATCACGAGCTGGATTTAGGCACTCGTGAGATGCCGTTCACCCGTGAGTTGTATATCGATCAGGATGACTTTAAAGAAGAATACAGCAAGAAATTTAAGAAAAAGTTCACTCCGGGCAAGCGTATTCGTCTGCGTCATTCTTATGTGCTGGAAGCAACTGGCTACGAAAAAGACGAACAAGACAACGTGGTTCTGGTGCGCGCCAAACTGATTGAAAACACACTGGGTCTGGATCCGGAAGACGGTGACAAGCCAAAAGGTGTGGTTCACTGGGTATCGGCAACACACAGCAAAGAAGCAGAGTTGCGTGTGTATTCACGTCTTTTTACCAGCGCGACGCCGGAAAAAGAAGAGGGTGACTTTATGGATCACGTTAATAAAGACTCTCTGCAAATTACCACGGCCTTTATCGAACCTGCGCTGGCTGATGTAGCACCGGAATCAAACTTCCAGTTTGAGCGTGAAGGTTATTACGTGGCGGATCGTTATGATCACTCGCCGGAAAAACCCGTGTTCAACCTGACCATTGGTTTGCGTGAAGATAAGTCTTTAACGCAATAA
- a CDS encoding acyltransferase: MQRVKNDVKQWLKKSPSPIAKACMSAINAIRFFQVPSILLIHKPLYWLHLQVKNSWENLIRILYWTPLFKSRLQNYGNRFYLYSGMPLVMGNLTIMLGDNVRMSGISTLCGRSCAAETPELIIGNNVDVGWQNTLAVGRKIVLGNNVRLAGKVFLAGFPGHPLDPVARAQGLPETDEQVGDIILEEDVWLATGVTVMAGVTIGKGTVVAAGSVVTQDLPAGVVAGGVPARVLKHINGKAKQEMAA; this comes from the coding sequence ATGCAACGCGTTAAAAATGACGTTAAACAATGGTTAAAAAAATCACCATCACCCATTGCCAAAGCCTGTATGTCAGCGATTAATGCGATCCGTTTTTTTCAGGTTCCCAGTATTTTGCTGATTCATAAACCGCTGTATTGGTTACACCTTCAGGTTAAAAACAGTTGGGAAAATCTGATACGTATCCTGTATTGGACACCGCTGTTTAAAAGCCGTTTACAGAACTATGGCAACCGCTTTTATTTATACAGTGGCATGCCTTTGGTAATGGGCAACCTGACGATTATGCTCGGCGATAACGTTCGTATGTCGGGTATTTCAACTTTATGTGGTCGCTCGTGTGCCGCTGAAACCCCTGAATTAATCATCGGCAATAACGTTGATGTGGGCTGGCAAAATACACTCGCTGTTGGTCGAAAAATCGTTCTCGGTAATAACGTGCGTCTGGCAGGAAAAGTATTTTTGGCTGGATTCCCCGGCCATCCGCTCGATCCGGTTGCCCGTGCTCAAGGCCTGCCAGAAACCGATGAACAGGTTGGTGACATTATTCTCGAAGAGGATGTGTGGTTAGCCACGGGGGTGACCGTGATGGCGGGCGTGACCATCGGTAAAGGCACCGTTGTTGCCGCAGGCAGTGTGGTCACTCAGGATTTACCCGCCGGAGTCGTGGCGGGTGGCGTGCCTGCCCGGGTTTTAAAACACATTAACGGTAAGGCAAAACAGGAGATGGCAGCATGA
- a CDS encoding diguanylate cyclase, with product MFERLTQVEYLRDEQGLNLEDVRQKENSEWRSIDLQAANFGFDPSDHWFRAQVSPGTITDPSSLLEIGYPLLDRLSVYLYENGTLKNTFHTGDYLTFEQRPVQYPNFLFPLELDQGNEYQLYIHVKTDSSVQLPLALYSEGGFWKQQIFKNILSVAFYSVLLSMFFYNAILFLIVRDKSYLYYILYLLSFVFLMASIDGLAYQFLWPDSPGFHQFSIILFMCCVMITAPLFTCSVLRLRVHNPVLYRVMKGFSYLGWLCLLGGAMLSYSLMVKVISILAVLIALFMLAITVFVLYQRRSTEVFIFLLAWLALMVGYCSFTMQKLGWLPINMMTEHSIEVGAILEVLLLALSLAERINSERRLHLAAQDKILDMQVQANLELDYKVKERTAELELVNLKLKEATMTDALTGIGNRRLFDTRLGKELKLAAFSDRSISLYMIDIDHFKRLNDNHGHQAGDIVLQKVAETLNKVVRDSGDLACRYGGEEFCLLLVNVSTDTALEIAERVRSSIESLRVHWGGEGLQVTCSIGLEQTGSESLAAESEILKAADESLYQAKAAGRNCIVYRDHTGSSVIHST from the coding sequence GTGTTCGAACGTTTAACTCAGGTTGAATATCTGCGTGACGAACAAGGACTTAATCTGGAAGATGTGCGCCAGAAAGAAAATTCTGAATGGCGCTCAATTGATCTTCAGGCTGCAAATTTTGGCTTTGATCCGAGCGATCATTGGTTTCGTGCACAAGTCTCTCCCGGAACGATCACTGACCCATCCTCATTGCTGGAGATTGGATACCCTCTGCTGGATCGTTTAAGTGTTTATTTGTATGAGAATGGTACTCTCAAAAACACATTTCACACCGGCGACTACCTGACATTTGAACAGCGACCGGTTCAGTACCCTAACTTTTTGTTTCCGCTTGAGCTTGATCAGGGGAATGAATACCAGCTCTATATACATGTGAAAACAGACAGTTCTGTACAACTGCCCCTGGCCCTTTATTCGGAAGGTGGTTTTTGGAAGCAACAAATTTTTAAAAATATTCTTTCCGTTGCCTTTTACTCCGTTCTGTTGTCGATGTTTTTTTATAACGCCATTTTGTTTTTGATTGTGCGGGATAAAAGTTATCTCTATTACATTTTATATTTGCTTTCATTTGTTTTCCTGATGGCCAGTATTGATGGCCTGGCATATCAGTTTTTGTGGCCAGATTCCCCGGGTTTTCATCAGTTCAGCATTATCCTGTTTATGTGCTGTGTGATGATTACTGCACCACTATTCACTTGCTCAGTTCTGCGTTTGCGTGTCCATAATCCGGTGCTGTACCGGGTTATGAAGGGTTTTTCGTATCTTGGATGGCTGTGTTTGTTGGGTGGGGCCATGCTTTCATACTCCCTGATGGTGAAAGTCATCAGCATCCTGGCGGTATTGATTGCATTATTCATGCTTGCTATTACCGTTTTTGTTTTATATCAGCGTCGATCAACGGAAGTTTTTATTTTCCTGTTAGCGTGGCTGGCTTTAATGGTGGGTTATTGTTCATTCACCATGCAGAAATTAGGCTGGCTACCTATTAATATGATGACTGAGCACTCAATTGAGGTGGGTGCCATTCTTGAAGTGCTGCTACTGGCTCTCAGTTTGGCCGAACGTATTAATTCAGAGCGTCGTTTGCATCTGGCTGCCCAGGATAAAATTCTGGATATGCAGGTTCAGGCAAACCTAGAGCTGGACTACAAGGTGAAGGAACGAACAGCAGAGCTGGAATTAGTCAATCTTAAGCTTAAAGAAGCAACCATGACGGATGCTTTGACGGGGATTGGTAACCGCCGGTTATTTGATACTCGCTTAGGTAAAGAGCTGAAACTGGCAGCTTTTTCTGATCGCTCCATATCCCTTTATATGATCGATATCGATCATTTCAAACGCCTTAATGATAACCACGGGCATCAGGCAGGGGATATCGTTTTACAAAAAGTGGCTGAAACACTCAATAAAGTAGTACGAGACTCCGGAGATCTTGCTTGCCGTTATGGCGGTGAAGAATTCTGTTTGTTGTTGGTGAATGTTTCAACGGATACGGCATTGGAGATCGCAGAGCGGGTCCGCAGTTCCATTGAAAGTCTGAGGGTTCACTGGGGTGGCGAGGGGCTTCAGGTGACTTGCAGTATTGGTCTTGAACAGACTGGGTCTGAGTCTCTGGCTGCAGAGAGTGAGATTCTTAAAGCCGCTGATGAAAGCCTGTATCAGGCAAAAGCCGCAGGCCGTAATTGTATTGTGTACCGCGATCATACTGGCAGCTCGGTCATTCATTCGACATAA
- the cysS gene encoding cysteine--tRNA ligase: MALTIYNTLTRQKEAFKPLVDGKVGMYVCGMTVYDYCHMGHGRVMVAFDVIVRYLRHKGYEVNYIRNITDIDDKIINRANENGEPFNVLVDRMVDAMNEDFTKLGVIAPNSEPKATEHIDGILAMVQTLIDKGFAYAASNGDVYYRVRKFDGYGKLSGKILEELESGARVDVADEKEDPLDFVLWKSAKPGEPSWTSPWGEGRPGWHIECSAMSTCCLGNNFDIHGGGPDLKFPHHENEIAQSEAATGENYANTWMHAGALRIDGEKMSKSLNNFFTIRDVLKEYDAEVLRFFLLSSQYRSEINYSQEGLKEAQQKLERFYTALQSADPSVEAPTGTDYAQRFEAAMDDDFNTPQAISVLFELVTAINKAEGDEKNQLAALLKKLGDVLGTLQTDPEAFFKGDVDDSEESWIQQMIEKRADAKANKDWGTADQVRDELAAKGIVLKDGPEGTSWSKA, encoded by the coding sequence ATGGCTTTAACCATCTACAACACGCTGACGCGTCAGAAAGAAGCATTTAAACCTCTGGTTGATGGCAAGGTGGGCATGTACGTGTGTGGCATGACCGTCTACGACTACTGTCATATGGGTCATGGTCGGGTGATGGTGGCGTTCGATGTGATCGTGCGTTACCTGCGCCACAAAGGTTATGAGGTGAATTACATCCGTAATATCACCGACATCGACGACAAAATTATTAACCGTGCGAATGAAAACGGCGAGCCATTTAATGTGCTGGTGGATCGTATGGTTGATGCCATGAACGAAGACTTCACTAAGTTAGGTGTGATTGCGCCAAACTCAGAACCCAAAGCCACCGAACACATTGATGGCATTCTGGCGATGGTGCAAACCCTGATCGACAAAGGTTTTGCTTATGCCGCCTCGAATGGTGATGTGTATTATCGTGTTCGCAAATTTGATGGCTACGGCAAACTGTCTGGCAAAATCTTAGAAGAGCTGGAGAGCGGCGCACGTGTTGATGTCGCCGATGAAAAAGAAGATCCGCTGGACTTCGTGTTATGGAAATCCGCCAAGCCGGGCGAACCGTCTTGGACATCTCCGTGGGGCGAAGGTCGTCCGGGCTGGCACATCGAATGTTCTGCTATGTCGACCTGTTGCTTAGGTAACAATTTCGATATTCATGGTGGTGGTCCGGACCTTAAATTCCCGCACCATGAAAACGAAATTGCCCAGAGTGAAGCAGCGACCGGTGAAAACTACGCCAACACCTGGATGCACGCTGGTGCTCTGCGTATTGATGGCGAGAAGATGTCTAAGTCATTAAACAACTTCTTCACCATTCGTGACGTATTAAAAGAATACGATGCGGAAGTGTTGCGTTTCTTCCTGTTGTCGAGCCAATACCGCAGTGAGATTAACTACTCGCAAGAAGGCTTAAAAGAAGCTCAGCAAAAATTGGAGCGTTTTTATACCGCACTGCAATCGGCTGACCCTTCAGTAGAAGCACCGACAGGCACTGACTATGCGCAGCGTTTTGAAGCGGCCATGGATGACGACTTTAATACGCCACAAGCAATCTCCGTATTGTTTGAGCTGGTGACAGCCATCAATAAAGCTGAAGGTGATGAAAAGAACCAGTTGGCTGCCTTGCTGAAAAAACTGGGTGATGTATTAGGTACGTTACAAACTGATCCGGAAGCCTTCTTTAAAGGCGATGTTGATGACAGCGAAGAAAGCTGGATTCAGCAAATGATCGAAAAACGTGCTGACGCCAAAGCTAATAAAGACTGGGGCACTGCGGATCAGGTTCGTGATGAGCTGGCTGCCAAAGGCATCGTATTAAAAGATGGGCCGGAAGGGACTAGCTGGTCTAAGGCGTAA
- a CDS encoding LruC domain-containing protein encodes MRYHLLLMLLCSSFVMATPFETCSSKAYLFQRKPLVVYEVNLLTGNYEQVTGTVASGRNININGLGFDYYFNEQGQSESYFYGFSTTTLEFMRLDKDFNETTLPLINQPSGSFYVGDVYNHHYYFYRTGSGLYKVNLDDAADNYLEVQTITRTARVQLTDFAFHPTNNYLYGIDNRSGVLHQFDIDTGAASAVGNTGVTGTFGAAYFDSDGYMYISRNSDGHIFRINPGSDDVSAEFFAYGPSSNQNDGARCVQAALISDDDSTQYDFGDAPESYGNSIDSNGPRHEFQGELFLGVNQPGDNNNNDGLGLVTGLVKGLDSPTVITASKEAYLQAWVDWNQDGVFSAEDEQIAKNQRLQAGNNVISLEVPVDAEAGVTWARLRYGSQQDIGPLGGATDGEVEDHQVVVTDEGVSYSYYPSADGWTTLAYEDLWPYEGDYDMNDVVFHYRTVTVEQAGQLRRVDFHGQLVAIGASYHNGFAIRVPGVQASAVDTQAMKFTHIIDGGEPVHKDNPIEQGSDELIAIITDDVWQLVDTNCDFYRTSSQCMDDIQFEFELRLPFTELQSASSISTLYDPFIFATPNRYHGSYFNSNPGREWEMHLADMEPTEQADTGMLATGDDTSSQEQQRFFKNANNLPWAMEMATSWKHPKSGVDLLQAYPKFRDHILSNKQEFKDWYQSHRRVDSQVYP; translated from the coding sequence ATGCGTTATCACTTATTGCTTATGCTGTTGTGTTCATCCTTTGTGATGGCAACACCCTTTGAAACTTGTTCCAGCAAAGCTTACTTGTTTCAGCGAAAACCTCTGGTGGTGTATGAGGTGAACCTGCTCACTGGTAATTACGAACAGGTAACGGGCACCGTTGCCAGCGGTCGCAATATCAATATCAATGGTTTGGGATTTGATTATTATTTTAACGAGCAGGGGCAGAGCGAAAGTTATTTTTATGGCTTCAGCACCACCACGCTGGAGTTTATGCGCCTGGATAAAGACTTCAACGAAACCACATTACCACTGATTAATCAGCCATCAGGCTCGTTTTATGTGGGTGATGTGTATAACCATCATTATTACTTCTACCGTACGGGTTCTGGACTGTACAAAGTCAACCTGGATGACGCCGCCGATAATTATCTGGAAGTACAAACCATTACCCGCACTGCACGGGTACAGTTAACCGATTTTGCGTTCCATCCAACCAATAATTACCTGTACGGTATTGATAATCGCAGTGGTGTGTTGCATCAGTTTGATATTGATACTGGCGCGGCTTCTGCTGTTGGCAATACCGGTGTCACTGGTACTTTTGGTGCGGCGTATTTTGACTCCGATGGCTATATGTATATTTCACGTAATAGCGACGGCCATATATTCCGAATCAATCCTGGCAGTGATGATGTATCCGCCGAGTTCTTTGCTTACGGGCCATCATCCAATCAAAATGACGGCGCCCGTTGTGTGCAGGCGGCATTAATCTCAGACGACGATTCTACCCAATACGATTTTGGCGATGCGCCGGAGAGTTATGGCAATAGCATCGACTCTAATGGCCCACGCCATGAATTCCAGGGTGAGCTTTTCCTCGGGGTTAACCAGCCCGGTGATAACAACAATAACGATGGTCTGGGTTTAGTCACTGGTTTGGTCAAAGGTCTGGATTCTCCCACGGTCATTACGGCGTCTAAAGAGGCGTATCTGCAAGCCTGGGTCGATTGGAATCAGGACGGCGTATTTTCCGCTGAGGATGAACAGATAGCTAAAAACCAGCGTCTGCAAGCGGGCAATAATGTGATTTCGTTAGAGGTTCCGGTCGATGCTGAAGCGGGTGTTACCTGGGCCCGATTACGTTACGGTTCACAGCAGGATATTGGTCCGTTAGGTGGCGCTACTGACGGTGAAGTGGAAGATCATCAAGTGGTGGTTACCGATGAAGGCGTGAGCTACAGCTACTACCCATCGGCCGATGGCTGGACCACGCTCGCCTATGAAGACTTATGGCCGTACGAAGGTGACTACGATATGAACGATGTGGTGTTTCATTATCGTACTGTGACGGTTGAGCAGGCAGGCCAGTTAAGACGGGTCGATTTCCATGGCCAGCTGGTGGCGATTGGTGCCAGTTATCACAATGGCTTTGCCATTCGGGTGCCGGGTGTACAGGCCTCAGCGGTCGATACTCAGGCGATGAAATTCACCCACATTATCGACGGTGGTGAGCCCGTTCATAAAGACAATCCGATTGAGCAGGGCAGTGATGAGCTGATTGCGATTATCACCGATGATGTCTGGCAGCTGGTGGATACCAATTGCGATTTTTACCGCACCAGCAGCCAATGTATGGACGATATTCAGTTCGAATTTGAATTACGCCTGCCATTCACAGAACTGCAATCCGCATCGAGCATCAGCACCTTATACGATCCGTTTATCTTTGCGACGCCCAATCGTTATCACGGCTCGTACTTTAACTCGAACCCGGGCCGTGAGTGGGAAATGCATCTGGCGGATATGGAGCCAACAGAGCAGGCGGATACCGGCATGCTGGCGACCGGTGACGATACATCGAGTCAGGAACAGCAACGCTTCTTCAAAAATGCCAATAACCTGCCGTGGGCGATGGAGATGGCAACCAGCTGGAAACATCCAAAAAGCGGGGTGGATCTGCTGCAGGCGTATCCAAAATTCCGCGATCACATTTTATCGAACAAACAGGAATTTAAAGACTGGTATCAGAGCCATCGCCGTGTCGATAGTCAGGTTTATCCATAG
- a CDS encoding glycosyltransferase — protein sequence MKQADTHQANTSQAERLPMVIFGEDWDAHPSSTQHLARELSKLHDITWVNSIGLRSPKFNKNDLFRMIKKGLALVCPDNEMKPVQSVECCDPLEKRPPKDWQPTVIDPLALPFHGNRLVRWLNQKLLRQRIFSRRRDLKNKDTILWVSLPSAANMLGKMNDCFSIYYCGDDFSALAGVDHEVMAKLEAELVNEVDLIVVASEALAQKFPAEKTLYVPHGVAEYFYEAPCGINSRDGEPVRPTDLPSSGPIAGFYGSISSWLDQPLLLSAAKQLPHWQFVLIGKVCCDVSLLKGQSNIHFLGEKSHQQLPEYVHHWQVSLLPFLDNEQIRACNPLKLREYLACGKPVVATDFPALEPYRQCVHVVEQQAFVLPEVSEQQRAKQFAEYIVRAAADLPVVDDLVLNKAGLSFVDVVSSWQDVDRMRTNTQHRMAQVHNQSWRNRALTIYNEVQRRMALV from the coding sequence ATGAAGCAGGCGGATACACATCAGGCCAATACATCTCAGGCCGAAAGGCTACCTATGGTGATTTTTGGCGAAGACTGGGATGCACATCCCAGCAGCACTCAGCACCTGGCACGTGAATTGTCAAAATTACACGACATCACCTGGGTTAATTCCATTGGTTTGCGATCACCGAAATTCAATAAAAATGATCTGTTTCGGATGATCAAAAAAGGCTTGGCCCTTGTTTGTCCAGATAACGAGATGAAACCTGTTCAATCCGTCGAGTGCTGTGATCCACTGGAAAAGCGCCCACCTAAAGACTGGCAGCCGACAGTGATCGATCCACTGGCGTTGCCATTTCATGGCAATCGTTTGGTACGTTGGTTAAATCAGAAATTATTACGCCAGCGGATTTTTTCACGTCGTCGCGATTTAAAAAACAAAGACACAATTTTATGGGTGTCATTACCCAGTGCCGCCAACATGCTGGGAAAAATGAACGACTGCTTCAGTATTTATTATTGCGGCGATGATTTTTCAGCCCTTGCTGGTGTGGATCACGAGGTGATGGCCAAGCTGGAAGCTGAGCTGGTCAACGAGGTGGATTTAATCGTGGTTGCCAGTGAAGCGTTGGCACAAAAATTCCCGGCAGAAAAAACATTATATGTTCCTCATGGCGTGGCCGAATATTTTTATGAAGCACCGTGTGGCATTAACAGTCGCGATGGCGAACCGGTTCGTCCGACCGATTTACCGTCAAGCGGCCCGATTGCTGGTTTCTATGGCAGCATCAGTAGCTGGTTAGATCAACCACTGTTATTAAGTGCCGCAAAACAATTACCACACTGGCAATTCGTTTTGATCGGCAAGGTGTGCTGCGATGTGAGCTTATTAAAAGGGCAGAGCAATATTCATTTTCTCGGTGAAAAAAGTCACCAGCAATTACCGGAATACGTGCATCACTGGCAGGTGTCGTTATTACCGTTTTTGGATAACGAACAAATCCGCGCCTGCAACCCATTAAAGCTACGGGAGTACCTGGCCTGTGGTAAGCCGGTGGTGGCAACCGATTTTCCGGCATTAGAACCCTATCGCCAATGTGTTCATGTAGTAGAGCAGCAGGCGTTTGTTTTGCCTGAGGTTAGCGAGCAGCAACGCGCGAAACAATTTGCCGAATACATCGTACGAGCGGCTGCGGATTTACCCGTGGTCGACGACCTGGTGCTGAACAAAGCCGGACTGTCGTTTGTGGATGTGGTTTCTAGCTGGCAAGACGTGGATCGCATGCGCACCAATACTCAGCATCGTATGGCTCAAGTGCACAACCAGAGCTGGCGCAATCGCGCGCTGACCATCTACAACGAAGTGCAACGCCGTATGGCACTGGTTTGA
- the glmS gene encoding glutamine--fructose-6-phosphate transaminase (isomerizing) codes for MCGIFGVVNDHKAAQTLLSGLKALEYRGYDSAGIATIDNNVIDCCRANGKLNNLENALQQHPLPGSTGIAHTRWATHGEPTTINAHPHMTDDVALVHNGIIENYQELRIELEKKGHVFSSDTDSEVLPMLISDYLAQGYKPLIATKRALSRVRGTYAIGALFNGKDGQIIAARRGSPLVVGFNQHSAFIASDAVAASLMADEVIYLEEGDLALVEANDIFIFDKHMDVVNRQRTRIEHSNEAVSKEGHDHFMHKEIHEQTVAVQRTLDGLNQLSLSAAPEMDFADIDRLSIIACGTSYYAAMVAKYWFEKLAQLPVEVDLASEFRYRQPPLMKRGGCLFVSQSGETADTLAALRYAKEGGQYCLSIVNVPNSSIARESDFVYRTLCGPEIGVASTKAFTSQLTVLIRLAVKAAQQRKSQDLVELNALMSMLGEVPQCIATALQHEANIRDVAKVLEQASSTIFLGRGQCYPIALEGALKLKEISYIHAEGYAAGELKHGPIALIDEHMPVVVLAPYDELFEKTISNLQEVRARGAKVILISDKRGIDHCCSLNKDGKDKADAVIEMPTASASLHPILYSIPVQLLAYHTAVIRGTDVDQPRNLAKSVTVE; via the coding sequence ATGTGCGGAATATTTGGAGTGGTAAATGACCACAAGGCAGCACAAACACTATTAAGTGGCTTAAAGGCGTTGGAGTATCGCGGATACGATTCCGCCGGTATCGCCACCATTGATAACAATGTGATTGATTGCTGCCGTGCCAACGGCAAGTTAAATAATCTGGAAAACGCCTTACAGCAGCATCCGCTGCCAGGCAGTACCGGTATTGCTCATACCCGCTGGGCTACTCACGGTGAGCCCACCACCATTAATGCTCACCCACATATGACCGATGACGTGGCTTTGGTACATAACGGCATTATCGAAAACTATCAGGAGCTGCGTATCGAGCTGGAGAAAAAAGGCCATGTGTTCTCCAGCGACACTGACAGCGAAGTGTTGCCAATGCTGATCAGCGATTATCTGGCGCAGGGTTATAAGCCTTTGATTGCTACCAAACGAGCATTAAGCCGGGTGCGTGGCACCTATGCGATTGGCGCACTATTCAACGGCAAAGACGGCCAGATTATCGCGGCACGACGCGGTAGCCCGCTGGTGGTGGGATTTAATCAGCATTCTGCGTTTATTGCCTCAGATGCGGTTGCCGCCAGCCTGATGGCCGATGAGGTGATTTATCTGGAGGAGGGGGATCTGGCACTGGTCGAAGCCAACGATATTTTTATCTTCGACAAACATATGGATGTCGTTAATCGTCAGCGTACCCGTATCGAACACAGCAATGAAGCGGTCAGCAAAGAAGGTCATGATCACTTTATGCATAAAGAGATTCACGAACAAACGGTCGCAGTTCAACGCACGCTGGATGGTCTGAATCAACTGAGTTTGTCGGCCGCACCCGAGATGGATTTTGCCGACATCGACCGTCTGAGCATCATTGCCTGTGGTACCAGTTATTACGCCGCCATGGTGGCGAAATACTGGTTTGAGAAGCTGGCGCAACTGCCGGTGGAAGTCGATCTCGCGTCTGAATTCCGTTACCGCCAACCGCCTCTGATGAAGCGCGGTGGCTGTCTGTTTGTATCGCAGAGTGGTGAAACCGCTGACACCTTAGCGGCACTGCGCTACGCCAAAGAAGGTGGCCAGTATTGCTTGTCGATTGTGAACGTTCCCAACAGCTCGATTGCGCGTGAATCGGACTTTGTTTACCGCACCTTGTGTGGCCCTGAAATCGGGGTTGCGTCTACCAAGGCCTTTACTTCGCAGTTAACCGTATTGATTCGCCTGGCGGTGAAAGCAGCGCAGCAACGTAAAAGTCAGGATCTGGTGGAATTGAATGCACTGATGTCGATGCTGGGCGAAGTACCTCAGTGTATTGCCACGGCACTGCAACACGAAGCCAATATCCGTGATGTGGCGAAAGTGCTTGAGCAAGCCAGCAGTACCATCTTTTTAGGACGGGGTCAGTGCTATCCGATTGCCTTAGAAGGCGCCTTAAAATTAAAAGAAATCTCCTACATTCACGCCGAAGGTTATGCTGCCGGTGAACTGAAACACGGTCCGATTGCTCTGATTGATGAGCACATGCCAGTGGTGGTGTTAGCGCCGTACGATGAGTTGTTTGAGAAAACCATCTCAAACCTGCAGGAAGTACGTGCCCGTGGTGCCAAGGTCATTCTGATCAGCGACAAGCGAGGCATTGACCACTGCTGCTCGCTGAATAAAGACGGCAAAGATAAAGCCGATGCGGTGATTGAAATGCCCACCGCCAGTGCCTCTCTGCATCCGATTCTGTATTCGATTCCAGTGCAATTATTGGCGTATCACACTGCCGTTATTCGTGGCACTGATGTCGATCAGCCACGTAATTTAGCCAAATCGGTCACGGTGGAATAA